Below is a window of Bacteroidota bacterium DNA.
TGAATTGCAATATTTGAGTGAAAAGGAATTTAAAAAAGTAAACAATGAAAAAAAACATTATTCATCAGAAGCTATTGCAATAGGTGATAGCAATGAAAGGATTTTGCATCTTGGCTTTGGTAGTTATTTACCTTTGTGGAACGGAAAGAATTTTTACATTGGAGCAAAAGAATTCAGCCTTAGAGGAGAGCTGTTAAAAGCAGATAAAAATAATAAAAACCTCCTTGAAAGTATTGCTTATAAATTATTAGAAATTCCATATTTGTGGGGAGGAAAAAGCTCTTTTGGTTTTGATTGTTCAGGATTTACACAAAGTTTGTTTAAAATTGCAAATATTAATTTACCAAGAGATGCCTCACAGCAAGCAAAAATTGGAAAAGAAATAAATATTGAAGAAGCAAAAGTTTTTGATCTTGCTTTTTTTGAGGAAAATCAAAAAATTACTCATGTTGGAATACTATTAAAAGACAAAAAAATAATTCATGCTTCAGCTAGTGTTAGAATTGATGATTTTGATGAAAAAGGAATTTTCAATTCGCAATTAAAAAAATACACTCACCATCTTAAACTTATCAAAAGGATTTTCTAAAAATTTATTCTTACTTTAGGCAACAATTTTTTTAATCTGTCTATTTCAGCCTGATTTATAGGATTGTATTGCAAGTGTAATTCTTTAAGATTTTTTATTTCAGTAATTTTGTCAGGAACTTTATGAATATTATTTTCGGCAAGTATTATTACCTCCAAGTTTTCAAGTCGTTTTAAAATGCTAAGCACCTGCCTCAAATTAATATTTTTATTAAAAGACAAATCAATTCTCTCAAGGTTTTTTACCCTTGCAACACTGCTGGGCAATTGTTTTAACATGTTATCACTCAGATTAATTTCTTTAAGACTTTTTAATTTAAAAAAATTACGTGATGCAGTTCTAAAATTCATGTTTCTGCTAAAAGAAAGATCTAAATATTCAAGATTTTTCAACCTTCCAATATCTCGTGGTAGTGTTTTAAATTTGTTTCCCGACAAATCAAGTTTCTGCAAATTTTTAAACTTTCTGATTTCTTTTGGTAATTCTCGCAAATTTGATTTTGAAAGGTCTAACTTATAAACTTTATGAGGTTTCTTTAAAGCCTCCTCCATTGATTTATATTCTTTTGCACGCTTTAACTTTTTATCATTTAATAAATTCTGAGAAAATATATTTTGTCCAAAAAATATAAAAATCAGTAAAAGTAATAAAAATTTGCTATTCATGTGTCTCATTTTTTACTTCAAAAATAAGAATAATTAGTTGAAAGTTAGCAATTGAATAATTGATANNNNNNNNNNNNNNNNNNNNNNNNNNNNNNNNNNNNNNNNNNNNNNNNNNNNNNNNNNNNNNNNNNNNNNNNNNNNNNNNNNNNNNNNNNNNNNNNNNNNAATCTATATCTTCAAACTCTCCCAACTTTCTATTTTTTTGCACATTATCCCAGTTAAAAATTCTTCCGTTCATAGAAATATAAACTCCATTTTCTAATGTTTGAACAAAAGCAAGCGAGCTACCAAGATTAAAAAGTCCGTCTGAACTACCAAATTTATAAGGAATCATTGCACCTGTAAGTATAATACATTTATCTTTCAATTTCGATTTTGCAATAAATTTTGCCGTTTCAACTATTGAATCTGTTCCGTGAGTAATTAGAATTTTGCTTTCTTTAGTATTTACACAGTTTGTAACAATAATATCTCTATCAGAATCAGTCATTTCTAGGCTGTCAATCATCATTAATGTACGAATGCTAACATCTACTTTTGACCTGCCTAATTTCAACATTTCAGGAAGATGAGAATCTTTAAAAAAAAGTTTTCCATTTAACTCGTTGTACTCCTTATCAAAAGTACCTCCTGTAATAAAAATTTTTATTGTCATTCTTTGGTTTTACTTTTCTTCTTTTGTTTTATTCTTAGGTTTTTTAGCCACTTTTGTTTTTGTGTCTGTGGTTTTATCTTCAATCTTAGGTTTAGGCTTAGGTTTAGGCTTAGGTTTAGTTTTCGTTTTAGTCGCCTTAACTTCAACCTTATCCTCTTCAAATGGTCGTTTTCCAATAAGGTTCTCCATATCGCTTTTAAATATTGTCTCTTTCTCTAGTAATGCTTTTCCTATTTTTATAAATTCATTTTTTTTGTCAATTAATAATTTTTTTGCTCTTTGAAATGATTCTTCAATAATTTTTCTAGTTTCCTCATCAATTAACTCAGCGGTTTTTTCAGAATATGGTTTGTGGAAATTGTATTCATTTTGAGGATCATGAAAAGAAACATTACCTACTTTATTGTTCATTCCATAAATGGTAACCATATCATAAGCTATTCTGGTAACTCTCTCAAGATCGTTTTGTGCACCTGTAGATATTTTATTAAAAATTATTTCTTCAGCGGCTCTTCCTCCAAGTGACATACACATCGAATCAAGTAATTGCTCTGTTGTGTAAAGAAATTGTTCTTTGGGAAGATATTGAGCATAACCAAGTGCGGCAATGCCTCGTGGTACAATTGACACTTTCAGTAATGGTGCAGCATGTTCAAGAAACCACCCTACAATAGCATGTCCTGCTTCGTGATAAGCAACAATTTTCTTTTCATCAGGAGCAATAATTTTTGTTTTCTTTTCAAGTCCTCCGATAACACGGTCAATGGCATCTTGAAAATCTTGCATATTTACTTGTTTTTTGTTTTTTCGTGCAGCAATTAAAGCAGCTTCATTACAAACATTAGCAATTTCAGCACCTGCAAATCCAGGAGTTTGCTCAGCAAGAGTAATGCTTTTTACATCTTTAGAAAGTTTTTTAAGAGGTTTTAAATGAACGTTAAAAATATGCTCTCTGCCATTAAGGTCAGGTCTGTCAATAGAAATTTGTCTATCAAAACGTCCCGGACGAAGTAAGGCTGTATCAAGTACATCAGGTCGGTTTGTTGCTGCAAGAATTATAATTCCTGAATTCATTGTAAAGCCATCCATTTCCGAAAGTAATTGATTAAGAGTACTTTCTCTTTCATCATTTCCCCCTTGAACCATAGTTTTACCTCGAGCTCTACCAATAGCATCTATTTCATCAATAAAAATAATACATGGAGCTTTTGATTTAGCTTTGTTAAAAAGATCTCGGACACGTGAGGCACCTACACCAACAAACATTTCAACAAAATCGGAACCTGACATTGAATAAAAAGGAACATCAGCTTCACCTGCTACTGCTCGTGCCAATAACGTTTTTCCTGTACCCGGAGGTCCTATAAGCAAAGCACCTTTTGGAATTTTTCCTCCCAAAGAGGTATATTTTTTTGGATTTTTAAGAAAATCAACAATTTCCATTACTTCTACCTTCGCTTCTTCCAAGCCTGC
It encodes the following:
- a CDS encoding leucine-rich repeat domain-containing protein → MNSKFLLLLLIFIFFGQNIFSQNLLNDKKLKRAKEYKSMEEALKKPHKVYKLDLSKSNLRELPKEIRKFKNLQKLDLSGNKFKTLPRDIGRLKNLEYLDLSFSRNMNFRTASRNFFKLKSLKEINLSDNMLKQLPSSVARVKNLERIDLSFNKNINLRQVLSILKRLENLEVIILAENNIHKVPDKITEIKNLKELHLQYNPINQAEIDRLKKLLPKVRINF
- the ftsH gene encoding ATP-dependent zinc metalloprotease FtsH gives rise to the protein MSKKPQKFNFYWIYAIIGVFLFATYFFPSDFAQETNWMEVKKMIKEEHVQKFEVINNEQIQVFLKKTALSSGKYKDLKDNPLSSTNEGPHYQFNWPEASKTFKENVDKVLVENSLVDEISITFKHKENWSREIFSWIIPLGLFVLLWFFIMKKFSGGAGGGGQIFNIGKSKATLFEKDSKVNVNFSDVAGLEEAKVEVMEIVDFLKNPKKYTSLGGKIPKGALLIGPPGTGKTLLARAVAGEADVPFYSMSGSDFVEMFVGVGASRVRDLFNKAKSKAPCIIFIDEIDAIGRARGKTMVQGGNDERESTLNQLLSEMDGFTMNSGIIILAATNRPDVLDTALLRPGRFDRQISIDRPDLNGREHIFNVHLKPLKKLSKDVKSITLAEQTPGFAGAEIANVCNEAALIAARKNKKQVNMQDFQDAIDRVIGGLEKKTKIIAPDEKKIVAYHEAGHAIVGWFLEHAAPLLKVSIVPRGIAALGYAQYLPKEQFLYTTEQLLDSMCMSLGGRAAEEIIFNKISTGAQNDLERVTRIAYDMVTIYGMNNKVGNVSFHDPQNEYNFHKPYSEKTAELIDEETRKIIEESFQRAKKLLIDKKNEFIKIGKALLEKETIFKSDMENLIGKRPFEEDKVEVKATKTKTKPKPKPKPKPKIEDKTTDTKTKVAKKPKNKTKEEK
- a CDS encoding C40 family peptidase is translated as MKKFGICHLSFFPLRKEANHRSENVSQVLFGEVFEILEEKYAEWFFVKLAFDGYLGWINTNELQYLSEKEFKKVNNEKKHYSSEAIAIGDSNERILHLGFGSYLPLWNGKNFYIGAKEFSLRGELLKADKNNKNLLESIAYKLLEIPYLWGGKSSFGFDCSGFTQSLFKIANINLPRDASQQAKIGKEINIEEAKVFDLAFFEENQKITHVGILLKDKKIIHASASVRIDDFDEKGIFNSQLKKYTHHLKLIKRIF
- a CDS encoding asparaginase domain-containing protein, which codes for MTIKIFITGGTFDKEYNELNGKLFFKDSHLPEMLKLGRSKVDVSIRTLMMIDSLEMTDSDRDIIVTNCVNTKESKILITHGTDSIVETAKFIAKSKLKDKCIILTGAMIPYKFGSSDGLFNLGSSLAFVQTLENGVYISMNGRIFNWDNVQKNRKLGEFEDID